GCTAAATCTCTTTTTGAATTAGGTGTGTACATTGTAATGAGAAAGTAATGTTCAAATTCTAACGTTATGATTCGACCTTCTGGTTCTTCGTTCATATCACCAATACCGTAAGAAACAGACAATGGCTTTTGTTTAGTAAAGATGGCAGTACCTGAATATCCTTTTCTTTCTGCGAAGTTCCAGTATTGGTGATATCCCTCAAGCTCTAAAGAAAGCTGTCCTTCTTGCATTTTTGTTTCCTGAATACAAAATATATCTGCGTTAACTTCTTTAAAATAGTCTAAAAATCCCTTTTTCACACATGCTCTTATTCCGTTTACATTCCATGATACTAATTTCATCTATTTTTCTCCCTGATTTCATAAATTGACTGTTGAACTTATATAGTAAACGATTTTCCTAAAATACTAAACACATATGTTCTCTAGGTAATAAAATAAGCGGTAAAAGCTTTTTGCTTTTAACCGCTTAATAACTAATTTTTCTCCAATTGAATTTCTTTCACTTTTTGTCTTTGCTCCTCAGGCCACCATGCTCCACAATCGTCAGATACAATACATGCTGCACATTTATTTAAATCATACACCTTCATTCCAGTAATTGGTGGTGAATATAAATGAAGAGTAACCAACTTCGACTTATCTAAAACAGACATTTTATGCACACCCTTTTCGGGGGCAAAAAACATTTTTCCATTTTCCTGAAATTCAGTAAAGAGTTCTATAGGCAATTTTGTTCCATCTACTTTATATACCGTATTTTTTGCCGTTCCATTTATCACTTGAATCCATCCAAAGGAGCTGCCATGATCGTGTGGCGCACATTCTAATTGAGACCAGTTCATCACTAACAATTCAACTCTTTCGTTCTTAAAAAGCAACTTTCGGTAGTACGGTTTATCATCTTCTGTCTTTAATATAGGCTCTAATTCTTCAGGCTGAATAGCAAGTTCTTCCATCGCCAGTTTTAAAGCATCACTAGATGTATTTTCTAAATTTCCAAGAATCTCATGAATTCGGTCTTTATAATCCATACAAATGTACCTCCTGATGTTGCTTTTCTAGTTGTCTTTTATGCAGCAGGCTGTTCATATGTATTGGTATGTTCTTGCTGTTTAGCAAGTAAAAAAATATTTTTTTAGTAATGATGAAGCCTTTGTAAAAGACTTAACCTATTTGTACTTTCTTGAAAAAAAGAAACCATACAACCTTTCAAATTGACCGTTAACAAAAATCACTCCTATTATAATTATGATTCCTCCTACTACACTTATGAGAATAATTTTTTCGTTTAGTAAAAGAACAGCTGCGATTAATGTTGCAACTGGTTCTAAATATAGAAAAACAGATACCTGTGATGCTTCTAGAACATGTAATGCTTTTGCCCAGTACCAATAAGCAACTCCTGATACAAATACACCTAAAAAAAGTAAATGAGCCCACTCTCCAGCCTGTAAATGAGATACGGCCTCCCACCCTTTATTACGAATCAAAAAAGGAATTGTTAAAACAAATCCTAGTAAGCTCATATAAAATGTAATAACTAGCGGTGACAACGGAATGTTTAATTTTTTTAATAAAACGGAATAGACTGCCCAGTTAAGTGTGCTTAGCAACATTAGTAAGTAACCTATGTTTAACGCTGGTTCAAACGTTTTTTCACTACCACCTGTGGTAATCATTAACACACCAAAAAGTGCTAGTATCATTCCAATAGCTTTTAATACCGTCATTCTTTCATTTAGAAAAATCATCGACAAGATTACTGTGAAAATCGGTGATAAAGATATCATCCAACCTGCTGAAGATGCATCGATCGTTAGCAATGCACTAGCTTGGATAACCTGATGAATAAAAACACCTAATATACCTAAAACAATTAAATGTGGGATATATGCAGGATTAATTTTAAGTTTTTCCTTTAATATAAGTAAAAGACAGAGAAGAAAGAGCGCACCAATTCCAAATCGAATAACAAGTAATGTAAAAGGATCTAGCTTGTCTAATACCGCTTTTGTCGAAACGAAAGATACTCCCCAAAATGTGATGGACATTGTGGCATATAGTGAAGCGGCTAATTTATGGTTTGATGACAACATAATAAATACCTCTCTATTTTAGTCTCTCCTTATCATATGCTTGTCCTTTTGACGAATGTATAAAAAATTCGAAAGTTCACCCTCATCTCACGTATTATTTGAATTATAGTCTGGTTATGGTACAATGAATGAGTATTCATTCATAAAGACTTTTTTAATAAATTAGAAATACAAGAGGTGATATCGTGCAACAAATTGGTCCGATTCAAATTATCGAAGGTCCACATAAAAGTAAAGTTCCTTATTCCAGAAGTCTATATATTGAAGGTTCACATGAAAAGGTGTTAATTGATACAGGTGCTGATCCACACTCGCTCCAACAATTAAACAAACAATCCGGTGTTGACTTAGTTATTAATACACACTACCATCCCGATCATACTTGTCATAATTACTTATTTCCGAAAGCAGAAAAGTGGATAAATAAAATTGAATACCAGATGTCATTAACAGTTGAGGGAATTGCAAAAGCAAATGGAGTTTATCAAGAATGGGGTTCTGCAGGCGTAAAGGAATGGGCAGAGAACATTCCGCAAACATGGATTCAAAGCCTTTCTGAAATTAACGGGTATTACGAATACGAGAAAGAATATCGTCTTGGAGGCGTTAACGTTATTTTTTTGCATACACCAGGTCATACAAAAGGCTTTACTTGCCCTTATTTTCCTGACTTTGGCGTTGTTTTTACAGGAGATTATGATATGACAACGTTTGGTCCATGGTATAACGGTACAGATGGTAACATTGATGAGTTTATTTCTTCAGCCCAACGCCTTCTCTCATTAGACGCTAACACGTTTATTACAGGTCATCAAAAAGGAACATTTCAGAAAGACGAATTTCACGAAGCAATGAAAAAATACCTTTCAATCATCGATCAACGTGATAACGTGATTGAAAAATATGTGCAACAAGG
This genomic stretch from Metabacillus sp. B2-18 harbors:
- a CDS encoding cysteine dioxygenase; translation: MDYKDRIHEILGNLENTSSDALKLAMEELAIQPEELEPILKTEDDKPYYRKLLFKNERVELLVMNWSQLECAPHDHGSSFGWIQVINGTAKNTVYKVDGTKLPIELFTEFQENGKMFFAPEKGVHKMSVLDKSKLVTLHLYSPPITGMKVYDLNKCAACIVSDDCGAWWPEEQRQKVKEIQLEKN
- a CDS encoding DMT family transporter codes for the protein MLSSNHKLAASLYATMSITFWGVSFVSTKAVLDKLDPFTLLVIRFGIGALFLLCLLLILKEKLKINPAYIPHLIVLGILGVFIHQVIQASALLTIDASSAGWMISLSPIFTVILSMIFLNERMTVLKAIGMILALFGVLMITTGGSEKTFEPALNIGYLLMLLSTLNWAVYSVLLKKLNIPLSPLVITFYMSLLGFVLTIPFLIRNKGWEAVSHLQAGEWAHLLFLGVFVSGVAYWYWAKALHVLEASQVSVFLYLEPVATLIAAVLLLNEKIILISVVGGIIIIIGVIFVNGQFERLYGFFFSRKYK
- a CDS encoding MBL fold metallo-hydrolase — its product is MQQIGPIQIIEGPHKSKVPYSRSLYIEGSHEKVLIDTGADPHSLQQLNKQSGVDLVINTHYHPDHTCHNYLFPKAEKWINKIEYQMSLTVEGIAKANGVYQEWGSAGVKEWAENIPQTWIQSLSEINGYYEYEKEYRLGGVNVIFLHTPGHTKGFTCPYFPDFGVVFTGDYDMTTFGPWYNGTDGNIDEFISSAQRLLSLDANTFITGHQKGTFQKDEFHEAMKKYLSIIDQRDNVIEKYVQQGLDFEELTSIGIFYPKNTLEHSILKTWERSGIRKHLHRLGYKVENGAIKHLVYSNKE